In Glandiceps talaboti chromosome 14, keGlaTala1.1, whole genome shotgun sequence, a single genomic region encodes these proteins:
- the LOC144445406 gene encoding uncharacterized protein LOC144445406, translating to MFSAVYSKHAPNKQSKTKPKAIRKPWMTKGLLISVRKKHNLFAKTKRSPNNLNIRTYYKRYRNILTKVLKSAKRRHYHQKFHSASGNPNKLWSIIGEVLTKKGRKMTSPKQIKDDNPDRLLTDKERIAEKFNSFFTNIGPNLASSITSPVSFHHFLGDSHPHSFFFHPVIDNDIVKIIKRMDPCKAMGHDHIHPKVVIDASPVISGPLAYIVNCSLATGIFPDALKFAKITPIYKKGCALDVGNYRPISILPTLSKVIESVVKDQLLSFLDKFNILISTQYGFRKQYSTKLALADLVSDLSDKMDDGYTTFGIFIDLKQAFDTIDHDILLQKLSHYGIRGHTLHWFRSYLENRQQVVNINGISSSPMQVNVAYLKDPYLDLFSFSYTLMTLPPQLMPLLFVFLLTTPTSSDLWIPPPLI from the coding sequence ATGTTCAGTGCTGTTTATTCCAAGCATGCGCCCAACAAACAGTCCAAAACAAAGCCTAAAGCTATCCGTAAGCCATGGATGACAAAGGGATTGCTCATCTCTGTTCGTAAGAAACACAATTTATTCGCCAAAACTAAAAGGTCGCCAAATAATCTCAACATTCGTACCTATTATAAGCGATATCGCAATATCTTGACAAAGGTGCTCAAGTCCGCCAAACGCCGTCATTATCACCAAAAATTTCACAGTGCATCGGGCAACCCGAACAAACTCTGGAGTATAATCGGTGAAGTCCTGACAAAGAAAGGTAGAAAAATGACCTCaccaaaacaaataaaagacgACAACCCGGACAGGCTTTTAACGGATAAAGAAAGGATTGCCGAAAAGTTCAATAGTTTCTTCACAAATATTGGCCCAAACCTAGCTTCATCCATAACATCGCCTGTAAGTTTCCACCATTTCCTTGGCGATAGTCATCCCCATTCATTCTTCTTCCACCCTgtcattgataatgatataGTCAAGATAATTAAACGCATGGACCCATGTAAAGCCATGGGACACGATCACATTCACCCGAAGGTAGTCATCGATGCAAGTCCTGTTATTTCTGGTCCTCTAGCATATATTGTAAACTGCTCTTTAGCTACTGGCATCTTTCCAGATGCTCTTAAGTTTGCAAAGATCACTCCTATCTATAAAAAAGGATGTGCACTAGATGTAGGCAACTATAGGCCGATCTCCATTTTACCTACACTTAGCAAAGTTATCGAGTCAGTCGTCAAGGACCAGCTGTTATCTTTTCTGGACAAATTCAACATTCTTATCAGTACTCAGTATGGCTTTCGAAAGCAGTATAGCACCAAACTTGCACTTGCTGACCTAGTATCTGATCTCTCCGATAAAATGGATGATGGATACACTACCTTCGGTATATTTATTGACCTAAAACAAGCTTTTGACACGATTGATCATGACATTCTCCTTCAAAAACTATCCCACTATGGTATCAGAGGACATACTCTCCACTGGTTCCGTAGCTATCTTGAAAACCGACAGCAAGTGGTTAATATAAATGGAATATCGTCATCCCCAATGCAGGTGAATGTGGCGTACCTCAAGGATCCATACTTGGACCTATTCTCTTTCTCTTATACATTAATGACATTACCTCCTCAACTGATGCCTTTACTTTTCGTCTTTTTGCTGACGACACCAACCTCTTCAGATTTATGGATACCCCCTCCATTGATTTAA